The Leptospira bouyouniensis genome window below encodes:
- the creD gene encoding cell envelope integrity protein CreD, with translation MSKLISSVNIRLLILGVMVILFIIPLSMVGSLIEERNQSRLDAVSEVGQKWSQNQTLLGPVLVIPYNIRIPKSGTSQTKEKWDYITEYAYILPEELTYNVEMVTEERKRGIYQIPLYTNKINAKGKFAPVRISDFPMDTTYIYWEDVRLIVSVSDLKGLGGDLKLNWNGKEKVFTPGTKSNFFTSGMSLPIHLDDNIGFSNFNMDVSLKGSDTFSIIPIGKKTKMMMESNWKDPSFNGNLLPVDREIHETGFRSLWESSYFSRSYPQVIHALDESIVNSIYNSAFGVSLLIPVDHYLKLERSVKYGLLFIVTSFTLFFLMEVFGGIILHPIQYVLIGCAMIIFYVLNLSFSEHIGYLGAYMISSLAVTSLIGYYAIHVLQNRKKGIITSMYYLSLYSFLYIILASEDQALLLGSITLFTILALVMHFTRKINWYQFGLNTHNT, from the coding sequence ATGAGCAAATTAATATCATCTGTAAACATACGTCTTTTGATCTTGGGTGTGATGGTTATTTTATTTATCATCCCACTTTCAATGGTTGGTTCCTTAATTGAAGAGAGAAATCAATCTCGATTGGATGCAGTTTCCGAAGTGGGTCAAAAATGGAGTCAAAACCAAACATTACTTGGCCCTGTACTTGTGATTCCTTACAACATAAGGATTCCGAAATCTGGTACTTCACAAACAAAAGAAAAATGGGACTATATCACAGAATATGCCTATATCTTACCGGAGGAACTTACATATAATGTAGAGATGGTGACTGAAGAACGAAAACGTGGGATTTACCAAATTCCGTTGTATACCAACAAAATTAATGCTAAAGGTAAATTTGCGCCTGTTAGAATTTCTGATTTTCCGATGGATACAACTTATATTTATTGGGAAGATGTTAGATTGATCGTTTCCGTTTCCGACTTAAAAGGATTAGGTGGTGATTTAAAACTAAATTGGAATGGAAAAGAAAAAGTTTTCACTCCAGGAACAAAATCTAATTTTTTTACTTCAGGAATGAGTCTTCCTATTCATTTAGATGATAACATTGGATTTTCCAATTTCAATATGGATGTATCCTTAAAAGGATCAGATACATTTTCTATCATACCAATTGGCAAAAAAACCAAAATGATGATGGAATCAAATTGGAAAGACCCTTCTTTTAATGGAAATCTTTTACCAGTGGATCGTGAAATTCATGAAACTGGATTCCGATCTCTTTGGGAATCATCGTACTTCTCTCGGTCTTATCCACAAGTGATCCATGCATTGGATGAATCGATCGTGAATTCAATTTACAATTCAGCTTTTGGAGTGAGTTTACTAATTCCAGTTGATCATTATTTAAAATTAGAACGTTCAGTTAAGTATGGATTACTTTTTATTGTCACCAGTTTCACTTTGTTTTTTTTGATGGAAGTGTTTGGAGGAATTATATTACATCCGATACAATATGTACTCATCGGATGTGCTATGATCATTTTTTATGTTTTGAATTTATCATTTTCGGAACATATTGGTTATTTAGGTGCATATATGATCTCATCTCTTGCAGTTACTTCGCTGATTGGATACTATGCTATTCATGTTTTACAAAATAGAAAGAAAGGAATTATCACGTCGATGTATTATCTTTCATTGTATTCTTTTTTGTATATCATTTTGGCTTCGGAAGATCAGGCTCTTTTACTAGGATCCATAACTTTGTTTACAATTTTGGCACTGGTTATGCATTTTACACGTAAAATCAATTGGTATCAATTTGGTTTGAACACACATAATACGTAA
- a CDS encoding CHASE domain-containing protein, translating into MSMHSLDERMSYFFRKIGAYFFVFIVYFISGKLSLYLSSIDGYSTPVWPPAGFALGFVLIFGNRVWLSVFLAAYFTNTHFSDPDFSWLETFTNNPQNIFISFGNSISALFGAYLLKKCSDSKLNIFSVKDLLSFFVLAGPAAAIISSIIGSFSLLIFNIIYKDFLFQTWFTWWLGDSIGIIIFTPILILTHKWILKEETGMRLILFCSATMGTFVLTLTIFFVTRDWEKEFIQYRIKTDGQIISSEIENRIFENLRVVKSLGSFISVQNSLNKKEFDTYAKSILDETESVSAVSWNLKIPHSKRSLYEAKLKNDYPNSIGINLKEEGATKISPIKEQYIFVRYIYPFPENKAAVGYDVYSNPVRREALNIAMQTNDLEITGKVNLIQNDSDNTGFLVFYPLKRNDGEYGFATAVIKITSIIKKSLIGSDQNNLCVQILEGDQNHSNEVYNRNCITSQEKIFSDFSHVHRTKIGSHLLTFRIVATKEYFDKNLTNASRFILIISSFLTGLLGILMLIILGKEKSIQEIVEKRTFELEKANRVKSEFLANMSHEIRTPMNGVLGMLTLLEETNVDIEQKDYLDNAKKSVLSLLTIINDILDVSKLENHKLEIIPTETNIYKLCRDIQLLFQSDVIEKNLKLNLDFTIEDTNLHILVDENRLRQVLNNLISNSLKFTPSGIITLAVKLEPSRNFIEFCVHDTGIGISEENMKRLFDRFVQLEDARTKRFEGAGLGLYISKQLVKLMGGEIKVESILNIGSTFKFTIPFHQVDVPVQTIIRIESQETFNLKNVNVLVAEDNLLNQKFVRKVLEKEKVNVTIASNGIETIQLLDASLLNESRKYDLVLMDIQMPELDGLETTKRIRKRRDEYQNIPIIALTANNMDSQIKEYLENGMDDCVKKPIILSELLNSIYKIFSKSNEIKQ; encoded by the coding sequence ATGAGTATGCACTCTTTAGATGAAAGGATGAGTTATTTTTTTAGGAAAATAGGTGCATATTTCTTTGTCTTCATTGTTTATTTTATCTCAGGAAAACTCAGTTTATATCTTTCTTCAATCGATGGATATAGCACACCTGTATGGCCACCTGCTGGATTTGCACTTGGTTTTGTTTTAATTTTTGGAAACCGAGTCTGGCTCTCTGTATTTTTAGCTGCATATTTCACGAATACACATTTTTCTGATCCAGATTTTAGCTGGCTTGAAACATTTACTAACAATCCTCAAAATATTTTTATATCGTTTGGAAATTCCATCTCGGCATTGTTTGGTGCATATTTATTGAAAAAATGTTCTGATTCAAAATTGAATATTTTTTCTGTTAAAGATCTTTTATCTTTTTTCGTTTTAGCAGGTCCTGCCGCTGCAATAATATCTTCAATTATAGGAAGTTTTTCATTACTCATTTTCAATATTATCTATAAAGACTTTTTGTTCCAAACTTGGTTTACTTGGTGGTTGGGTGATTCTATTGGTATCATCATATTTACTCCCATTCTCATTTTGACGCATAAATGGATTTTAAAAGAAGAAACGGGGATGAGGTTAATTCTCTTTTGTTCCGCGACAATGGGAACATTTGTTTTGACACTTACTATTTTTTTTGTAACACGAGATTGGGAAAAAGAATTCATTCAATATCGCATCAAGACAGATGGTCAGATCATTTCTTCTGAAATAGAAAACCGAATCTTTGAAAATTTGAGAGTTGTGAAGTCATTGGGTTCATTTATTTCAGTACAAAACAGTTTAAATAAAAAAGAATTCGATACGTATGCTAAGTCAATTTTGGATGAAACAGAAAGTGTATCGGCTGTGTCCTGGAATTTAAAAATTCCACACTCTAAACGAAGTTTATATGAAGCAAAACTCAAAAATGATTATCCAAATTCAATTGGAATCAATTTGAAAGAAGAAGGTGCTACCAAAATTTCACCAATAAAAGAGCAGTATATCTTCGTTCGTTACATATATCCATTTCCTGAAAATAAAGCAGCTGTCGGTTATGATGTTTATTCGAATCCTGTTCGAAGAGAAGCATTAAATATTGCAATGCAAACAAATGATTTAGAAATCACTGGGAAAGTGAATCTAATACAAAATGATTCCGATAATACAGGCTTCTTAGTTTTTTATCCATTGAAAAGAAACGATGGTGAATATGGATTTGCAACAGCTGTCATAAAAATTACTTCTATTATAAAAAAATCCTTAATTGGGAGTGATCAAAATAATTTATGTGTTCAGATTTTAGAAGGTGATCAAAATCACTCTAATGAAGTATACAACCGAAATTGTATTACATCACAAGAAAAAATATTCTCTGATTTTTCTCACGTTCACAGAACAAAAATTGGAAGCCACTTACTAACTTTCCGTATTGTAGCAACAAAAGAATATTTTGATAAGAACTTAACAAATGCTTCTCGTTTTATATTAATTATTTCGTCCTTTCTAACTGGGTTACTTGGAATATTAATGTTAATCATTCTTGGAAAAGAAAAAAGTATCCAAGAAATCGTTGAGAAACGAACATTTGAGTTGGAAAAAGCCAATCGAGTAAAATCTGAATTTTTGGCAAATATGAGCCATGAAATACGAACTCCAATGAATGGAGTACTCGGTATGTTGACTTTATTAGAAGAAACGAATGTTGATATTGAACAAAAAGATTATTTGGACAATGCTAAAAAATCTGTTTTATCATTGCTAACTATTATCAATGATATCTTGGATGTTTCAAAATTGGAAAACCATAAACTTGAAATTATTCCAACAGAAACGAATATATATAAACTTTGTCGCGATATACAACTTTTGTTCCAATCCGATGTGATTGAAAAAAATTTAAAACTAAACCTTGATTTTACAATTGAAGATACTAATTTACATATCTTAGTCGATGAAAATAGATTGAGACAAGTATTAAATAATTTGATTAGTAATTCACTTAAGTTTACGCCAAGTGGAATCATTACTTTAGCAGTCAAATTGGAACCTAGTAGAAATTTTATCGAATTCTGTGTTCATGATACTGGGATTGGAATTTCTGAAGAGAATATGAAGAGATTATTTGATCGTTTTGTGCAATTAGAAGATGCAAGAACAAAACGATTTGAAGGCGCTGGACTAGGGTTGTATATATCAAAACAGTTAGTGAAATTGATGGGTGGTGAAATCAAAGTGGAAAGCATCTTAAATATAGGATCAACATTTAAGTTTACAATTCCTTTCCATCAAGTTGATGTTCCAGTTCAAACAATCATAAGAATAGAATCACAAGAAACTTTTAATTTAAAAAACGTTAATGTGTTAGTGGCAGAAGATAATCTTCTTAATCAAAAGTTTGTAAGAAAAGTTTTAGAAAAGGAAAAAGTAAATGTGACAATTGCATCAAATGGTATAGAAACAATTCAACTATTGGATGCATCACTTTTAAATGAAAGTAGGAAATACGATTTGGTACTTATGGACATTCAAATGCCTGAATTGGATGGATTAGAAACTACAAAACGAATTCGAAAAAGAAGAGATGAATACCAGAACATTCCTATCATAGCACTCACTGCAAACAATATGGACTCCCAAATAAAAGAATATTTAGAGAATGGTATGGATGATTGCGTTAAAAAACCAATCATTCTATCAGAACTTCTCAATTCAATTTATAAAATATTTTCTAAATCAAATGAAATCAAACAGTAA
- a CDS encoding DUF4256 domain-containing protein → MIQSKSLAQNIMNQDSLLLILKERFESFPNRHKGIKWNIVEEKLRKNPDKIKILLKMEESGGEPDVVLYDKKSNTFTFYDCSAESPTGRRSFCYDKEALQSRKENKPKNNAIEFAKSMGSKILNEEEYRHLQSLGEFDKKTSSWIETPSQIRKLGGALFCDFRYGTVFVYHNGAESYYAVRGFRTSITV, encoded by the coding sequence ATGATTCAATCTAAATCTTTAGCACAAAACATTATGAACCAAGATTCTCTCCTTCTCATTCTAAAAGAAAGATTTGAAAGTTTTCCAAACCGTCATAAAGGAATTAAATGGAATATCGTAGAAGAGAAGTTAAGGAAAAATCCTGACAAAATAAAAATTCTTCTCAAAATGGAAGAATCAGGTGGGGAACCAGATGTCGTACTTTATGACAAAAAAAGTAATACTTTTACCTTTTATGACTGTTCTGCAGAATCACCGACTGGGCGTAGAAGTTTCTGTTACGACAAAGAGGCACTTCAATCAAGGAAAGAAAACAAACCAAAAAATAATGCCATCGAATTTGCAAAAAGTATGGGATCTAAAATTTTAAATGAAGAGGAATATCGCCATTTACAAAGCTTAGGTGAATTCGATAAAAAAACATCTAGTTGGATAGAAACTCCGAGTCAAATTCGAAAATTAGGTGGAGCACTATTTTGTGACTTTCGTTATGGCACTGTTTTTGTTTACCATAATGGTGCCGAATCTTATTACGCTGTTCGTGGTTTTCGCACTTCCATTACTGTTTGA
- a CDS encoding beta-propeller fold lactonase family protein gives MKYILLFLSLMSLNACLLNPIVQQVLCSEKDNKSQDSLLFWLFLANQNYYIELNRNWAGIKKGQSLQLSAQYFAFGQNINSSFQWSSSDVSVATVDQTGLVQGIGNGKVSITASSRDGRASAESSVTVYSGYVYTTLNFDNSVAHLTMDENSGVLTVNGTTSVIPGSDPNGIVTDPSGKYLFTGNFASGNISHFLINQSTGALTANGNITAGANPRNLVVTPDGKYLYLASEGTQTIRAFSINGDGTLTFINSFSTGIGHSQIQISRNGNFIFYLSPNLTEVVSYRINYNDGNLTLVGTSPSFANNGSGSIATHPNGNYLYMGSFPSITILRFDSNSGNISFVDSVLHSMSINGSIVHPNGRFYYTVNINNLSISGYTIDPYNGRISLFQNLTGFSGSSLRFIIIEPSGRYAYVADNSGEIKHLSINQTTGELTFVGSVNPGSVQWNLTFL, from the coding sequence TTGAAATATATTCTACTATTTTTATCTTTAATGAGTTTGAATGCCTGTCTTCTCAATCCCATTGTTCAACAAGTGTTATGTTCTGAGAAAGACAACAAATCACAAGATTCTCTTCTTTTTTGGCTATTTCTTGCAAACCAAAACTATTATATCGAACTCAATCGAAATTGGGCTGGAATCAAAAAAGGCCAATCATTACAATTATCAGCTCAATACTTTGCTTTTGGTCAAAACATCAATTCAAGTTTTCAATGGTCTAGTAGCGATGTGTCAGTAGCAACAGTCGATCAAACTGGTCTTGTACAAGGGATCGGCAATGGTAAAGTTTCGATCACTGCTTCGTCTCGTGATGGAAGAGCGAGTGCTGAAAGTTCAGTTACCGTTTATTCTGGATATGTTTATACAACTCTCAATTTTGACAATAGTGTCGCTCATTTAACGATGGATGAAAATAGCGGAGTCTTAACAGTGAATGGCACAACTTCCGTCATTCCGGGAAGTGATCCAAATGGAATTGTAACAGATCCAAGCGGAAAATATTTATTTACTGGAAATTTTGCGAGTGGAAACATTTCTCATTTTCTTATCAACCAAAGCACAGGGGCATTAACGGCAAATGGTAACATTACTGCCGGTGCTAATCCTCGCAATTTAGTTGTGACACCTGATGGTAAGTATTTGTATCTCGCATCAGAAGGTACACAAACAATCCGAGCCTTTTCCATTAATGGAGATGGTACTTTAACATTTATTAATTCCTTTTCCACAGGTATTGGGCATTCGCAAATCCAAATTTCACGAAATGGAAATTTTATTTTTTATCTCAGCCCAAACTTAACGGAAGTTGTTTCCTACCGAATCAATTATAACGATGGAAATTTAACTTTAGTGGGGACTAGTCCATCATTTGCCAATAATGGGTCAGGCAGTATTGCTACACATCCCAATGGAAATTATTTGTATATGGGTTCCTTTCCTTCCATCACGATTTTGAGATTTGATAGTAATTCAGGTAACATTAGTTTTGTGGATTCAGTTTTACATTCAATGTCTATCAATGGTTCTATCGTCCATCCGAATGGAAGATTTTATTATACAGTAAATATTAATAATTTATCAATTTCAGGTTATACAATTGATCCTTATAATGGTAGGATCTCGTTGTTCCAGAATTTAACTGGTTTTAGTGGAAGTAGTTTACGATTTATCATTATTGAACCATCAGGTAGATATGCATATGTAGCAGACAACAGTGGTGAAATTAAACATTTGAGTATCAATCAAACAACTGGTGAGCTCACATTCGTTGGATCTGTAAATCCAGGTAGCGTTCAATGGAATTTAACTTTTTTATAA